From the genome of bacterium, one region includes:
- a CDS encoding type II toxin-antitoxin system RelE/ParE family toxin yields MDIKFRLKKLAKVFNSDPRLRREYGKQMAEIIENRLKVLKAAPCLGAVPKIKPERLHPLAGKRKGQYAVDLKQPYRLIFEPNVTALPEKPDGSIDLAQIKEIIILEVRDYH; encoded by the coding sequence ATGGACATAAAGTTCAGGTTGAAGAAGCTCGCAAAGGTCTTTAACTCAGACCCGCGACTTCGTAGAGAATACGGGAAACAAATGGCAGAGATTATCGAGAATCGACTGAAGGTCCTAAAGGCGGCTCCATGCTTGGGGGCAGTCCCGAAGATCAAACCCGAGAGGTTGCATCCATTGGCGGGAAAAAGGAAAGGACAGTACGCGGTGGACTTGAAGCAGCCATATCGCTTGATCTTCGAACCCAACGTAACAGCATTGCCAGAGAAACCGGATGGCTCGATTGATCTTGCGCAAATCAAGGAGATCATCATTCTTGAAGTGAGGGATTATCACTGA
- a CDS encoding HigA family addiction module antitoxin, with protein MSSLQLYQYEPDYAVHPGKILKEHLSARNMKQSDLARLCGLSAKHISQIISGNAPVTPETAIQLERVLGMSANIWNNLDADYRLHIAKEEERKRLSAAVQWLKQFPVRELKKGGFLPKSRDTVDIARGLLSFLGVGSFENWEASYNILAVSCRQSPAFKSSKESVAAWLRIGELMAENISTQSYDRDTFEESLRAIRALTRELPSVFEPRMRELCRQSGVALVFVAELPGTHLSGATRWLNRNKALIIQSLRYKKDDHFWFTFFHEAAHILLHGKNRKSLFIDDTKMDSSDKEDEANHFAANALIPEAKYLSFVSKGRFYEEHIVAFARQLGIAPGIVVGRLQYDRKIKPSWQNKLKRSFELVESTREDQAE; from the coding sequence ATGTCTAGCCTGCAACTGTATCAGTATGAACCAGATTATGCTGTCCATCCTGGAAAGATACTGAAGGAGCATCTCTCCGCTCGAAACATGAAGCAATCTGACCTGGCAAGGCTCTGCGGATTGTCTGCCAAACACATTAGCCAGATCATCAGCGGAAATGCCCCGGTTACGCCTGAAACGGCTATCCAACTCGAGCGAGTTCTTGGGATGTCTGCAAACATCTGGAACAACCTCGATGCGGATTATCGCCTTCATATCGCGAAGGAAGAAGAACGCAAACGACTCAGTGCGGCGGTTCAGTGGTTGAAGCAATTCCCCGTCAGAGAACTGAAGAAAGGGGGCTTCTTGCCCAAGTCGAGAGATACGGTCGATATAGCTAGAGGTCTCTTGAGTTTCCTTGGCGTTGGGAGCTTCGAAAATTGGGAAGCCAGCTACAACATCTTGGCCGTGTCCTGTCGACAGTCTCCCGCCTTCAAGAGCTCAAAGGAATCAGTGGCGGCATGGCTCAGGATTGGGGAGTTAATGGCTGAGAACATCTCGACCCAATCCTATGACAGAGACACGTTTGAGGAATCGCTGAGAGCGATTAGAGCATTGACTCGAGAACTCCCTAGTGTTTTTGAGCCCAGGATGAGGGAACTATGTCGACAATCAGGTGTGGCCCTAGTATTCGTCGCGGAGCTCCCAGGCACCCATCTCTCTGGAGCAACAAGATGGCTCAACCGCAATAAGGCCTTGATAATTCAGAGCCTCCGCTACAAGAAAGATGATCATTTCTGGTTCACCTTCTTCCACGAGGCAGCCCACATCCTGCTCCATGGGAAGAACAGGAAAAGCCTCTTTATCGATGACACAAAGATGGACTCGAGTGATAAGGAAGATGAGGCCAACCACTTCGCCGCAAATGCCCTGATACCTGAGGCGAAGTATCTGTCATTTGTTAGCAAAGGTCGCTTCTATGAAGAACATATTGTCGCATTCGCCAGACAATTGGGCATCGCACCGGGCATCGTCGTTGGCCGCCTCCAGTACGATAGGAAGATCAAGCCCAGCTGGCAAAACAAGTTAAAGCGCTCATTCGAGCTCGTGGAGAGCACCCGCGAGGACCAGGCTGAATGA